Proteins encoded within one genomic window of Humulus lupulus chromosome 1, drHumLupu1.1, whole genome shotgun sequence:
- the LOC133803275 gene encoding probable protein phosphatase 2C 61: MGKRRKQYGLGGLGKMAQMTVVGGSVLRRVRGWLGLTERSWVVALSLLMEKWRKGCGRVKVATNDSASVEAIADDYYEVLGLVWDVLSNDEVASIAWEAKSEEGAVVEAAIGAWKRKPPYAKMDDCTVICLFFQK, encoded by the exons ATGGGCAAACGGCGCAAACAATACGGGCTCGGGGGTCTTGGGAAAATGGCGCAAATGACGGTCGTGGGTGGCTCGGTCTTGCGGAGGGTTCGTGGGTGGCTCGGTCTCACAGAGAGGTCGTGGGTGGTGGCTCTCTCTTTGTTAATGGAGAAATG GAGAAAAGGCTGTGGCAGAGTCAAGGTCGCCACCAATGATTCTGCTTCGGTGGAAGCTATAGCTGATGATTATTATGAAGTCTTGGGCCTG GTTTGGGATGTGTTGAGCAACGACGAAGTTGCCTCGATTGCTTGGGAAGCGAAGAGCGAGGAGGGAGCGGTGGTTGAGGCGGCCATCGGAGCGTGGAAAAGAAAGCCCCCTTATGCCAAAATGGACGACTGCACTGTGATTTGCCTCTTCTTTCAGAAATAA